A region from the Drosophila takahashii strain IR98-3 E-12201 chromosome 2L, DtakHiC1v2, whole genome shotgun sequence genome encodes:
- the LOC108061202 gene encoding phenoloxidase-activating factor 2 encodes MFQIWTVGVFLSALILFGAAENYEGDLSIENEMQSPDEQPQCGQGSPAFQESDLNVTDGQARPGEFPWTVAVSHHKKFVCGGSLITPNIVLTSANCVYNKMAEDLVVSAGEWEYGNASEKYPYEEQIVKKLVFHKSFSLRTGANNLALLFLEKEFPMTYRINTICLPTEKRTLNSTRCIAAGWGKNQFKDKHNASILKKIDVPIVPRDICQDQLRQTRMGRTFTLAPNLFCAGGEEGKDACTGDGGGALFCPMPEDPKRFEQIGIVNWGVGCKNKNVPGIYTDVFEYKSWIVELMEGPTGTVTDKN; translated from the exons ATGTTTCAAATTTGGACAGTCGGTGTTTTTCTATCCGCCCTTATTTTATTTGGGGCGGCTGAAAATTATGAAGGCGATCTAAGTATTGAAAAT GAAATGCAATCGCCAGATGAACAGCCGCAATGCGGTCAAGGAAGTCCAGCATTTCAGGAATCCGACTTAAATGTTACTGATGGCCAAGCCAGGCCTGGGGAATTTCCGTGGACAGTTGCCGTGAGCCATCATAAGAAATTTGTCTGCGGTGGATCTCTAATTACCCCCAATATTGTACTCACGTCAGCTAATTGCGTATATAATAAGATGGCAGAGGATCTTGTCGTCAGCGCAGGCGAATGGGAGTATGGAAATGCCTCGGAAAAATACCCATATGAAGAGCAAATTGTGAAGAAACTCGTGTTTCATAAGTCATTTAGCTTGCGAACAGGAGCCAATAACTTGGCGCTACTCTTTTTGGAGAAGGAGTTCCCGATGACATACCGGATTAACACCATCTGCCTGCCCACCGAGAAAAGAACCCTCAACTCAACTCGCTGTATTGCGGCTGGCTGGGGTAAAAATCAATTCAAGGATAAACATAACGCCAGCATTCTGAAGAAGATCGATGTACCGATCGTGCCCCGGGACATCTGTCAGGATCAGTTGCGGCAAACCAGGATGGGCAGAACCTTCACCCTTGCCCCGAATCTTTTTTGTGCCGGCGGCGAGGAGGGCAAGGATGCCTGCACCGGCGACGGCGGAGGAGCACTTTTTTGCCCAATGCCCGAGGATCCCAAGCGATTCGAGCAAATTGGCATCGTCAACTGGGGCGTGggatgtaaaaacaaaaatgttcccGGCATATACACCGACGTGTTTGAATATAAGTCATGGATTGTCGAACTTATGGAAGGTCCAACCGGCACTGTAACcgacaaaaattaa